One window from the genome of Crassostrea angulata isolate pt1a10 chromosome 2, ASM2561291v2, whole genome shotgun sequence encodes:
- the LOC128172326 gene encoding uncharacterized protein LOC128172326 yields the protein MLLNSVHGTGVVLKQAMKYRQAQLCIRRKGLELKKCNSWKVNYMASNCAVAGAMQVLQQHELEDSVKANLINLLQENFLDKLKKLNRVVVNEKRFYSEQYTRMQKRICTVVLFRNNEIGKIKYFVFCNYTDSVYAVLQKLERIPEGQENHYIPVTFSQEIVVSNVENLIEVLVYLDLQDVNRKYVIKMPNGYGHAIFK from the coding sequence ATGCTGCTTAATTCTGTTCATGGTACAGGAGTTGTGTTAAAGCAGGCCATGAAATACCGTCAGGCCCAACTGTGCATCAGAAGGAAAGGACttgagttaaaaaaatgtaatagcTGGAAGGTAAATTACATGGCATCAAATTGTGCCGTAGCAGGAGCTATGCAGGTACTTCAACAACATGAATTAGAAGATTCCGTGAAAGCAAATCTGATTAATTTGTTACAGGAAAACTTCCTGGATAAATTAAAGAAACTGAACAGAGTTGTTGTTAATGAAAAGCGTTTCTACTCGGAGCAGTACACACGTATGCAAAAAAGAATCTGTACAGTTGTTCTCTTCAGAAATAATGAAATTGGCAAAATCAAGTACTTCGTGTTCTGTAATTACACTGATTCTGTGTACGCTGTTCTCCAAAAATTGGAAAGAATTCCAGAAGGACAAGAAAACCATTACATACCAGTTACATTCTCACAAGAAATTGTTGTGTCCAATGTTGAGAACCTGATAGAGGTTTTAGTTTATCTTGATTTACAGGATGTAAATAGGAAATATGTGATAAAGATGCCCAATGGCTATGGCCATGCCATATTCAAGTGA